The Paenibacillus sp. FSL R7-0345 DNA segment CGAACTCGGGTCAGGCGACCCGCTGTGGGCTCTGACAATGGAGCATCTCATCAACAAAAGCACTGTGCCCGGCGATCCCAGACCCCATGCCACAGGCACAGCCAGGATCCTTTGGGACCAAGACTACCTGTATGCCCGCGTAGTTGTGGAGGACAGCAATCTATATCAGGGACCCGGCAATGATTACCAGTACGACAGCCTGGAGTTTTATCTCGGCGCTGGGAACCAAGGCGCAAATCAATGGCGCATCAGCTCGACGGGCGTGTTTTCAGGGCAGAGCGCTCCTGGCAGAGCTGCGTGGACTGAGATCACGGACACAGGATATATCGTGGAGATGAGAATACCTAAAAGAACCTTGAACCTGCAGGCAGGCCCGTTTACCTTCGAAGTTTATATCAATAACTCGACGGAAAAGGGCGGTGACCGCTATGAAGTCGTTTCCTGTTTCGGAACTCCGGACGCGGCTTATAACAGCGCTGCTTCTTTTACAAACAGCCTGAATCTCATTGCTGCCAATGAAGCGGACGACAGATTTTCAATCACCGCCACGGCGGGATCGGGCGGACGAATAACGCCGAACGTACCCGGCGATGTTTTTAGAATAGCAAGCGGCTCAGACGAAACCTTTAAGGTTATCCCCGATTACGGCAAAATTGTAGATACCGTAAAGGTAGACGGAGAGGACGCAACTCTATCCGATGATGGCTCTTATACCTTTTCAAATGTTGTTGCTAACCATACCATTCAAGTGACATTCAAAAATGATTCGACCGCGGGCTTGCTCCCCTTTATCGTGTGGAATGACAACTTCGCCCGTGGGGAGTACACGACGGCTGTCATCATCGACTTAGGCGAGGGGAAGGCGGCGGAAGGCTCCAAGCTTAATCCGGACTTGTTTACCGTCTCGGCTAGGAACACGACCCTGAACGGCGACTCAGTAACCTTTGAAGGGACGCGCAAGATCACAAGGGTATACGCCAATGACGAACCGAAGGTACGCGGCTATCTGGGGACGGTAAGCCGTTCACCGGATTATCAGGATGGACTGGAACGCGGCCGTTACATCGTAGTTGAGTTTGAATTTTATTCAGAGAGCGGCGGCAATATAACGCTGGATGGCAGCATGAACTCAACAAGACAGGTTTACAGCGTCGTCCAAAACGGCGAGCTCGTACTGACTGAAGGGGATCCGCTTAACTACGTGGTTTTTGAACAGGAAAAAGTTGTGAATCCGATCCTGGACCAGTTTACAACACCTACGGGCAATTCGGTCAATCGAGCGCTCTACCTTCACAAGGATGAAAACGGTGAGGTGTCACGAGGATTGCCGCTGTATGTCTATACCCACGGCATGGGACGCGGCGGCACAAGCGCTGCGACTGACCAAAAAGCGGCCATGAAATCCGCGAGCGGCGCGGTCGCTCTGATGAAGAAAATGGAAAAAGATCCCAAGAAATACGCCAGCCATATACTGAATCTATCCTATAATGGCACAAGCACTCCCTCCACAGCCAATGTTAAGAAGGTTATAGACGACCTGGTTGCCAGCGGAGCAGTAGACCCTAACCGTATTTACGCGGCGGGCTTCTCATGGGGCGGTCAGTATACGAACAGCTTAGTCAACGCTTATCCCGGCTTCTTCGCGTCCGCCGCACCTATGTCTCCGGTAAGCGGCTCACCAAACGCGAATGCCAACTACGCCCACACTAGCCTGGCCTATTGGATGTTTATCAATGAGTATAACGTTGGAGGATACCAGACTAACCTCAATACCTTCATAAACACAAATATGCCGAAAATGGTCAACGCAAGGGCTTCGCGCTTTGAGAGCAATGAGGCTCTCACGTGGCCTTACAATCAATTTGATCAGCCGACTCAGAGGCCGAATCCGGCCAATACACCTGTCCTGGCTGATTATATAGCGCACGAGGTCGAAGCTGCGGTTCTTTACAACGAGATAACGATGGGGACTTGGAGCATAGCGCCAACAGCGCAGTCCACTAACTTGCCGGCTTGGAACAATGACTACACTGACGTCTTTGATTGGATGTTCGCGCAGACCAAAGCAAACGATCGGCCTGTTGCCAGATACGGTTCACCTGTATTGGGTACTAACGACAAGCTGTGGGAACAAGCTGTGGAGTTTGACATAAACAACAGTAGCGCACCCGACCAGAAGGTAGGCCCCAAGGCCACCGGCAAAGCCAAAGTACTTTGGGACGAGGACTTCCTTTATGCACGCGTTGTGGTTACCGACCCGAATGTGTGCGTCGGTCACACGCCTGGCACTGAGCACATGACCGACAGCGTGGAATTTTATGTCGGCGACGGAAGCGGAGGCTCAAACCAGTGGCGTATTGGCGCAAGCGGTATTTTCTCAGGTCAAGCCGCTGTGGGCCGCGACGGTTCGGTTATACGAACGGACACCGGGTATATCGCCGAAGTAAAGATACCTAGAAGAACTGTTGAATTCACTACCAATTCCCCGATTACGTTTGATGTGTACATCAATAACTCAACTAGTGCGGGGAATGATCGTTATGAGGTTGTATCCGGTTTAGGCCAACCGGACGCGGGTTATGGCAGTTCTGACAGTTTCAAGAATAGCTTGCTGCTGTTTGGAGGCTCCGCGGTGTCCAGGCACCCCGTTAACGCCACGGCAGGATTAAACGGCACAATCTCCCCATCCGGCTTGATTCGGGTAGCTGACGGAGGAAGCCAGGCCTTTACATTCACTCCAATCAGCGGTTATGTAGTGGATACGGTAACTGTAAATGGTGCGTCTGTAGAGATTGCAGACAATACCTATACCTTGGAAAAAGTGAACACCGATGACAAGGTAATCCATGTTACGTTCAAACCCGATCCGGCCGCAACGTTACTTAACTTTATCGTATACAACGATAACTTTGCCACCGGAGAATTTACCACAGCCGTTATCATCGATCTGGGCGCGGGAAATGAAGCTGTGGGTACCGACCTTAGCTCAAACCTGTTTACAGTATCGGCGAGGAATACTCTGCTGAACGGTACTCCGGCATATCAAGGCACACGCACCGTCAAAAGAGTATACGTCAATGACGAACCTAGACCCAGAGGATATAAGGGTGTGAATCAGAACTCCCCTGATTATCAAGCTGGACTTACCAAAGGTCGCTATATCGTAGTAGAATTGGAATTTTGGACATTAACCGGCGGACAGTCCACTTTGGAGGCATCCAATTCCACCGTCCAGAATTACAACATTGTATCTAGTGGCGATATCAAGCTTGACGGCAAGGCTGCCATTGTTAAGTCGTCATTCGCACAGTCAGATATCGTCAATGAAATCATCGACAAATTTGAAGTTGGCCCCAAAATTGACAACGCGGAAGCGATGCAGTATGGACTCTATATTCATAAGGACGGCAACGGTGTCCCGGTAAAAGGGCTTCCCCTTTACATCTACGCTCACGGTTCTACCCGCGGCGGTACACAGGACGGGGATACCTTCGCGCCCATCAGGTCCGCCAACGGAGCCATCGCACTTATGAAGAAAATGGAGACGAACTCCAAATACGCTAGTCATATAATCGCTTTGCGAGCTCAAAACAACGTTCAGGCAACAGCTGCTACCTTAAAGGCTTATATCGATGATCTGGTAAGCAAGGGCCTTGTGGACCCCAACCGTATCTACATGGCAGGCTTTTCTATGGGATCCGCTTATACTAATACATTCTTGACGACATATTCTGAGCTGCTCGCAGCCGCGGCGCCTATGTCTTATCCACCTTCAATCAACGCGAAACAAGCCGAAACTCTTAAAAGCTTTCCATACTGGTCATTCGTTAACACAACTGATTCTCCATTTATAAAAACAGGAGCGGAGACTTTTATAGCGAATATTATGCCCCTATTGGAAAACGCTCGGCACACGTTCATCGACAGAAATGAAATATTCGTATGGCCTTATGACCAATGGACAAAGGCGGAAGCACCAATTAATGGAACCAATTGGATTCCGTCCGGCCATGAGATGGAAGCTTCAGTACTGTGGAACAATATTTCAGGCTACACGGATACCTTGTCCAATGTAGGTTCCGGCAAGGAGTGGAGCCTTAAACCTACGGCGCAGTCCTCTAACCTGCCGACTTGGAACAATGACTACACTGACGTCTTTGATTGGATGTTCGCGCAGAGAAAAACGGACGTACCCGGTGCTCCAGGCAGCTTCAAGGCGACGGCGGGCGACGGACAGGTCACATTGAGTTGGACTGCTCCGGCTGACGATGGTGGCAACGCGATATTGGGTTACAAGGTCTGGTATGGCAACGTGACCCCGGTCACTCTAGATGCGAAGGCGACCCAATATACCTTCAAGAGCCTGAAAAATGACCAAAGCTACACCTTCAAAATCGTTGCGGTGAGCGCGAAGGGCGACAGTCCGGAGATGAGTGCGACGGCGATACCGGCGACTTCCAATGTGCCCAATCCTTCTGGTGGCAATACCGGCAACACCGGGAATACCGGCAGTGCGGGAACCGGGATAGACACCGGATCATCGAAGCCGACCTACACAGTGAACACACCGAAGGATAAGCCCGCGGTCACGGACAAGAACGGAAACACCACCCTGCCTGGCGGTGGCGAGATTGTGATCAAGGGCGGGACGAAGATTGAGGTACCCGAAGGCACGACTATAGACTCAAACGGTAAGGTGACCATTCCGGCATGCAAGAGCGCTAAAGTGACACTACACGGCGGCGCGAGTGCCGGATTAGACAACGGCATGTCGCTGAACATCCATGGGGGGACGGAGCTTGTGTTCGATGACGACACCCCGCTGGGCTTCCTAGTGATGTCGGGCAATCCTTTCAGGGATGTCAACATGAACGACTGGTTCTACAGCTACGTAAACTCCGCTTACACATACATTCTTTTCAACGGCACGACGTCCACGACGTTCTCACCGGGCACCTCAATGACACGTGCGATGTACGTGCAGGCGCTGGCCAATCTTGAGAATGTAAACCGCTCCGGCTACACGAGTTCCCGCTTTAGCGACGTGACGGACGGTCAGTGGTACTCGGCGGCTGTCGAGTGGGCGGCCGAAAGCGGCATAGTCAACGGTATAAACGCAGACCTGTTTGATCCCAATTCACCGATAACGCGCGAGCAGATGCTGGTGATGCTGTACAACTATATGAAGTACAAGGGCTATGAAATACCTGAAATACAATCTAAGTCCTTCGCGGACGAGAGTGAGATCAGCTCATGGGCGTTGAAGGCCGTTCAGGCACAGCGGGGCATCGGAATTGTATCAGGCAAGCCGGACAACTTCTTTGACCCCCAAGGCACCGCCACCCGCGCTGAAGTAGCTACTATCTTTATAAAGTTCATCGAATATCTGGCTAAGTAAAAGCGTAAACAGAAAAATGCAGACTCTTCCGCTGGGCAATATCCAGCCGGAAGGGTCTCGTTCTATTTTACAAAGAAAATTTCCAGTGCTGATGCTGCTAAAGGGAAGCGTTTATTTTCACCTGATCAATGTGACCTCAAGCAATATTGTACAGAGATTTGGATAATTCCACAGTGGATGCGCAAATGTACCAAGCTATTTCCTAATGGACAAGACCAGGGTACTATTGCCGATTTGTATGGAATATTTTGTTAACCATGTAAACTTGAACAGATGTTGACAATAAACATTCAACATTGTAATATACCCATAGGGGTATTGGTATTGTGATAGAAATCATATCATTATCGCCGGCGTTCGTTATTTCAAAAGTCGAAAGTTATCATCCGGTTTAGGACAGATTAACCAAGACTGCACTTAAATCTATAACCCAGTACAAGGAGGAGCCTACATTGCCGGAAATTAAAACAAACATGACCCTTGATTGTAAAGGGCTCGCATGTCCAATGCCTATTGTAAAGACCAAAAAGGCGATCGATCAGCTGGAGGCGGGACAAGTCATTGAAGTCCAAGCCACCGATAAAGGTTCTCTTGCTGACATTCAAGGTTGGGCTAAGAATACAGGCCATCATTATCTCGGTACAGTAGAAGAAGGCGAGGTGCTTCGACACTACATCCGTAAATCCAGACCCACTGAAGTAAAAGAGGCAAAAAAGCATCCTCATATCATTTCCAATGAAGATTTAGCCAATAAACTGACAGCAAATGATAAGGTTACCGTCATTGATGTCCGGGAGCCTGCTGAATATTCGTTCAACCGAATCTCCGGAGCCATTTCGATCCCACTCGGAGAGCTTGAGGATCGTGTTCACGAGTTGGACACGGAAGATGAAATTTATGTTGTCTGCCGGACCGGAAACCGCAGTGATATGGCTTGCCGTATGCTCAGCGAAAAGGGATTCAAAAAAGTGAAGAACGTCGAGCCAGGAATGTCGGGTTGGACGGGTCCTATGGAAAATACAGAGAAGTAAACATCTAATACAGATCCACAAATGAAACTACACGGAGGTTATTAACATGAGTACAAAAGTAGCGATTATTGCAAGTAATGGTGGTTTGTTTGACGCTTATAAAGTCTTTAACATCGCAACAGCTTCTGCGGCAACCGATGCGGAAGTTGCGATCTTCTTCACTTTTGAAGGGCTGAACCTTATTCACAAGCAGGCGCATCATCAACTGCCGCTCCCGGCGGGAGCCGAACACTTCGCAGAGGGC contains these protein-coding regions:
- a CDS encoding sugar-binding protein; protein product: MMSKRFGRMLAFFCCLLMVASLMPTSFAAATDNNEYTEALNGDSSSTTLTSLQANETPTAIFGTPELGSGDPLWALTMEHLINKSTVPGDPRPHATGTARILWDQDYLYARVVVEDSNLYQGPGNDYQYDSLEFYLGAGNQGANQWRISSTGVFSGQSAPGRAAWTEITDTGYIVEMRIPKRTLNLQAGPFTFEVYINNSTEKGGDRYEVVSCFGTPDAAYNSAASFTNSLNLIAANEADDRFSITATAGSGGRITPNVPGDVFRIASGSDETFKVIPDYGKIVDTVKVDGEDATLSDDGSYTFSNVVANHTIQVTFKNDSTAGLLPFIVWNDNFARGEYTTAVIIDLGEGKAAEGSKLNPDLFTVSARNTTLNGDSVTFEGTRKITRVYANDEPKVRGYLGTVSRSPDYQDGLERGRYIVVEFEFYSESGGNITLDGSMNSTRQVYSVVQNGELVLTEGDPLNYVVFEQEKVVNPILDQFTTPTGNSVNRALYLHKDENGEVSRGLPLYVYTHGMGRGGTSAATDQKAAMKSASGAVALMKKMEKDPKKYASHILNLSYNGTSTPSTANVKKVIDDLVASGAVDPNRIYAAGFSWGGQYTNSLVNAYPGFFASAAPMSPVSGSPNANANYAHTSLAYWMFINEYNVGGYQTNLNTFINTNMPKMVNARASRFESNEALTWPYNQFDQPTQRPNPANTPVLADYIAHEVEAAVLYNEITMGTWSIAPTAQSTNLPAWNNDYTDVFDWMFAQTKANDRPVARYGSPVLGTNDKLWEQAVEFDINNSSAPDQKVGPKATGKAKVLWDEDFLYARVVVTDPNVCVGHTPGTEHMTDSVEFYVGDGSGGSNQWRIGASGIFSGQAAVGRDGSVIRTDTGYIAEVKIPRRTVEFTTNSPITFDVYINNSTSAGNDRYEVVSGLGQPDAGYGSSDSFKNSLLLFGGSAVSRHPVNATAGLNGTISPSGLIRVADGGSQAFTFTPISGYVVDTVTVNGASVEIADNTYTLEKVNTDDKVIHVTFKPDPAATLLNFIVYNDNFATGEFTTAVIIDLGAGNEAVGTDLSSNLFTVSARNTLLNGTPAYQGTRTVKRVYVNDEPRPRGYKGVNQNSPDYQAGLTKGRYIVVELEFWTLTGGQSTLEASNSTVQNYNIVSSGDIKLDGKAAIVKSSFAQSDIVNEIIDKFEVGPKIDNAEAMQYGLYIHKDGNGVPVKGLPLYIYAHGSTRGGTQDGDTFAPIRSANGAIALMKKMETNSKYASHIIALRAQNNVQATAATLKAYIDDLVSKGLVDPNRIYMAGFSMGSAYTNTFLTTYSELLAAAAPMSYPPSINAKQAETLKSFPYWSFVNTTDSPFIKTGAETFIANIMPLLENARHTFIDRNEIFVWPYDQWTKAEAPINGTNWIPSGHEMEASVLWNNISGYTDTLSNVGSGKEWSLKPTAQSSNLPTWNNDYTDVFDWMFAQRKTDVPGAPGSFKATAGDGQVTLSWTAPADDGGNAILGYKVWYGNVTPVTLDAKATQYTFKSLKNDQSYTFKIVAVSAKGDSPEMSATAIPATSNVPNPSGGNTGNTGNTGSAGTGIDTGSSKPTYTVNTPKDKPAVTDKNGNTTLPGGGEIVIKGGTKIEVPEGTTIDSNGKVTIPACKSAKVTLHGGASAGLDNGMSLNIHGGTELVFDDDTPLGFLVMSGNPFRDVNMNDWFYSYVNSAYTYILFNGTTSTTFSPGTSMTRAMYVQALANLENVNRSGYTSSRFSDVTDGQWYSAAVEWAAESGIVNGINADLFDPNSPITREQMLVMLYNYMKYKGYEIPEIQSKSFADESEISSWALKAVQAQRGIGIVSGKPDNFFDPQGTATRAEVATIFIKFIEYLAK
- a CDS encoding sulfurtransferase TusA family protein, whose product is MTLDCKGLACPMPIVKTKKAIDQLEAGQVIEVQATDKGSLADIQGWAKNTGHHYLGTVEEGEVLRHYIRKSRPTEVKEAKKHPHIISNEDLANKLTANDKVTVIDVREPAEYSFNRISGAISIPLGELEDRVHELDTEDEIYVVCRTGNRSDMACRMLSEKGFKKVKNVEPGMSGWTGPMENTEK
- a CDS encoding DsrE/DsrF/DrsH-like family protein, giving the protein MSTKVAIIASNGGLFDAYKVFNIATASAATDAEVAIFFTFEGLNLIHKQAHHQLPLPAGAEHFAEGFKNANIPSIPQLVEMAQELGVKIIACQMTMDVMNLKKEDFIEGIEVGGAVTFLDFAKDANVSLTF